The Planktothrix serta PCC 8927 genome contains the following window.
GGCAACATCCGACAATCCTGCTGTTAGAATATAAGCACCCACTCCCATCCAAATCTTAGTACGAGTAGACAGACCGTTATTTTTATTGCTATTCATGGGTTAAATCCTTAGTCCTTGATTTGAAACTAAGCCCATTGTAGTCATGGGATAGTGACAAACTGGTGACGACAAAAAAATCAATTTTGGGTCGTTGGAGATACAGGAATATCCTAGGTTTTTTGAGTGTTAGGATTAGATTGAGGTTTAGGGACTTGTTGTAAATCAGGTAAAATAATTGAAGGATTTGTATTTTCGGATTCATTGTCCATTAAATGAGTAATGGGTTCTGTTAATTGATTTGGATTCATGAAAATAACTTTGGCATTGGCACTGCTACTTAATTGTTGATTGGCATCAACATATTGTTTCGTAATTAAAAACTTTAGGAACTCTGAACTATTGGTTTTCAGTCCCAAAGTGTCAGCTAAAACTTTAATAGATTGAGCTTGTCCTTGAGCTTCTAAAATTTCTGCCTGTTTTCGACTTTCAGCAACTCGCTTGCGTTCCATCGCATCCTGTATAGATTTAGGCGGCGTAATATTCTGAATATCAACCCGAATAATCTTAATCCCCCAGGTTTTTGTTCCCTGTGCTAATGCTCCTAATAATCCCGTATTCAGTTGTTTAATTTTAGCTAATAAATCTTCCAGATTCATTAACCCAATTTCTGCCCGAAGTGTGGTTAAAACCAAATTAGAAATCGCTTCTTTAGTTTTATCGGTTTCAACGTTA
Protein-coding sequences here:
- a CDS encoding SPFH domain-containing protein, translating into MFQYLLGILFPIIIGFTLNSSVKVISTSDQAIVEQLGKYKRTLKPGLQFIVPVVEKIVYYDTNRERLLDIDPQEVITKDQITLKINAVVFWKIEDLQNFYYNVETDKTKEAISNLVLTTLRAEIGLMNLEDLLAKIKQLNTGLLGALAQGTKTWGIKIIRVDIQNITPPKSIQDAMERKRVAESRKQAEILEAQGQAQSIKVLADTLGLKTNSSEFLKFLITKQYVDANQQLSSSANAKVIFMNPNQLTEPITHLMDNESENTNPSIILPDLQQVPKPQSNPNTQKT